A stretch of Aedes aegypti strain LVP_AGWG chromosome 2, AaegL5.0 Primary Assembly, whole genome shotgun sequence DNA encodes these proteins:
- the LOC110676744 gene encoding uncharacterized protein LOC110676744, whose product MPVEVPKKFYRNVFRGVSYFSQGQKRPCKLGELVAYVYLKNGRALQVNRIEAIVKEALADLCSSGVVKKTRNCYQLTEVLVGNLQEAPIAGPSGSANNSSRRRSRSGSRKTKTPSKRTKTPRRGPVDADEPEMEMVSDEESENDEEVEQRSEEGQQPEPEPFLHRPLKMERDDSKEGDANQGSGSNTTTTNASEQQTPNNS is encoded by the exons ATGCCTGTCGAAGTACCGAAGAAGTTCTATAGAAATGTATTCCGAGGAGTGTCCTACTTCAGCCAGGGCCAGAAAAGGC CCTGCAAGCTTGGGGAGCTGGTGGCGTACGTCTACTTGAAGAACGGCCGGGCACTTCAAGTTAATCGCATTGAAGCCATTGTGAAAGAAGCCCTTGCCGATTTATGCTCTTCCGGGGTTGTCAAAAAGACTCGCAACTGCTACCAGTTGACCGAGGTGCTCGTTGGCAATTTGCAAGAAGCTCCAATTGCTGGTCCAAGCGGTTCAGCAAACAACTCAAGTCGACGACGGTCAAGGTCCGGTAGTCGAAAAACGAAGACTCCGTCCAAGCGAACCAAGACTCCTCGGAGGGGACCTGTGGACGCCGATGAACCAGAGATGGAGATGGTATCCGATGAAGAGAGTGAAAACGACGAAGAGGTTGAGCAACGGTCGGAAGAAGGCCAACAACCAGAACCGGAACCATTCTTGCATCGTCCGTTGAAAATGGAGAGGGATGATTCCAAGGAAGGCGACGCGAACCAAGGTTCAGGATCAAATACAACGACGACGAATGCAAGTGAACAGCAGACACCGAACAACTCGTAA